The following coding sequences are from one Eucalyptus grandis isolate ANBG69807.140 chromosome 11, ASM1654582v1, whole genome shotgun sequence window:
- the LOC104425321 gene encoding tropinone reductase-like 1 isoform X2, whose product MVENSCKRLEGKVAIITGGASGIGASAASLFHQHGAWVVIADIQDEPGQALAAKLGQRASYARCDVSIEADVRDLVDATVAKHGWLDVMYNNAGVLDRNFGGIIDTSLTDLDRVLRVNLYGAFHGAKHAARVMVPQRRGCILFTGSNCTAIAGVATHTYAASKQAVVGLARGLAAELGEHGIRVNCVSPHAVSRTGMSGLGKLSEDELARVDDGMRVIGNLKGRVLAPESVARAALYLASDEADYVSGLNMVVDGGYSVVNPSMMMALAASRSVGKVGLNV is encoded by the exons ATGGTGGAAAATTCGTGCAAAAG GTTAGAAGGCAAGGTCGCGATCATCACTGGCGGCGCGAGCGGGATAGGTGCGAGCGCAGCGAGCCTCTTCCACCAGCACGGCGCGTGGGTCGTAATCGCCGACATCCAGGACGAGCCGGGCCAGGCCCTGGCCGCGAAGCTGGGCCAGCGGGCATCCTATGCCCGCTGCGACGTTTCCATCGAGGCAGACGTGCGCGACCTCGTGGACGCCACCGTGGCCAAGCATGGCTGGCTTGACGTCATGTACAACAATGCGGGGGTCCTCGACCGCAACTTCGGGGGCATCATCGACACGTCCCTCACCGACCTCGACCGCGTCCTCCGCGTCAACCTCTATGGGGCTTTCCATGGGGCGAAGCACGCGGCGCGGGTCATGGTACCGCAGCGCCGGGGCTGCATCCTGTTCACGGGGAGCAACTGCACGGCGATTGCGGGGGTGGCGACGCACACGTACGCCGCGTCGAAGCAAGCGGTGGTGGGGCTGGCCCGGGGGCTGGCGGCAGAGCTTGGGGAGCACGGGATAAGGGTGAACTGCGTGTCGCCTCACGCGGTATCGAGGACCGGGATGTCAGGGCTGGGGAAGCTGAGTGAGGACGAGTTGGCGAGGGTGGACGACGGGATGAGGGTGATAGGCAACCTGAAGGGGCGGGTGCTGGCGCCGGAGAGCGTGGCGAGGGCGGCGCTGTACCTGGCCAGCGACGAGGCGGACTACGTGAGCGGGCTCAACATGGTGGTGGATGGCGGCTACAGCGTGGTCAACCCCTCTATGATGATGGCTCTCGCTGCGAGCCGTTCAGTTGGGAAGGTTGGTTTGAACGTGTGA
- the LOC104425320 gene encoding membrane steroid-binding protein 2: MGLHAAAMEAVTAYTGLSPAAFFTILALMVAVYKAVCGMFVDPDDDLHEKAVANAVASAAASAPPAPPAEPVQLGDVTAEQLRAYDGSDPRKPLLMAIKGQIYDVSGSRMFYGPGGPYALFAGRDASRALALLSFDARDLTGNIEGLGEPELEVLQDWEYKFMEKYVKVGQIVPSGASTDVKDKSQ; the protein is encoded by the exons ATGGGGCTTCACGCGGCGGCGATGGAGGCGGTCACGGCGTACACGGGGCTCTCGCCGGCGGCGTTCTTCACGATCCTCGCCCTGATGGTCGCGGTCTACAAGGCGGTGTGCGGCATGTTCGTCGACCCCGACGACGATCTCCACGAGAAGGCCGTGGCGAACGCCGTGGCGAGCGCCGCGGCGAGCGCCCCGCCGGCACCCCCCGCCGAGCCGGTCCAGCTCGGAGACGTGACGGCGGAGCAGCTGCGAGCCTACGACGGCTCCGACCCGAGGAAGCCGCTGCTCATGGCGATCAAGGGCCAGATCTACGATGTCTCTGGCTCTAG GATGTTTTATGGTCCGGGGGGGCCATATGCCTTGTTTGCAGGAAGAGATGCGAGCAGGGCCTTAGCTTTATTGTCGTTCGATGCGAGAGATCTGACAGGGAATATTGAAGGGCTGGGTGAACCTGAGCTTGAAGTTTTGCAGGATTGGGAATACAAGTTCATGGAGAAGTACGTGAAAGTTGGGCAAATTGTTCCGTCAGGAGCAAGTACTGATGTCAAGGACAAAAGTCAGTGA
- the LOC104427400 gene encoding heavy metal-associated isoprenylated plant protein 45 — MLGWGSSKKKISNALSIVELLVHMDCEGCEKKVRRAVSKIDGVDSVEVDMDSQKVTVTGYVDQRKVLKVVRRTGRKAEFWPYPYDSEYYPYAAQYLDESTFSTTYNYYRHGFNENIHGYFPDQAYSTVDDNTVFMFSDDNVHACTIM, encoded by the exons ATGCTTGGTTGGGGCTctagtaagaaaaaaatatcaaatgcttTGTCC ATCGTGGAACTTCTGGTGCACATGGACTGCGAAGGGTGCGAGAAGAAGGTGCGAAGGGCAGTGTCGAAAATAGACG GAGTCGATAGTGTGGAGGTCGACATGGACTCACAGAAGGTGACGGTGACGGGGTACGTCGACCAGAGGAAGGTGCTGAAGGTGGTGCGGCGGACGGGGCGGAAGGCCGAGTTCTGGCCCTACCCATACGACAGCGAGTACTACCCTTATGCCGCCCAGTACCTAGACGAGTCCACCTTCTCCACCACCTACAACTACTACCGCCATGGCTTCAACGAGAACATCCACGGCTACTTCCCTGACCAGGCGTACTCCACCGTCGATGACAACACCGTCTTCATGTTCAGCGACGACAACGTTCACGCGTGCACCATCATGTGA
- the LOC104425322 gene encoding protein PLANT CADMIUM RESISTANCE 10 has protein sequence MKSQSSYMPPPYIPLHQSEPEVETLPSSGDPAICQPISAGPTHWSSGICACFDDMQSCCIGLFCPCYLFGKNAQFLGSGTLMGSCATHFLLWALVNTVCCLLTDGILLGLPGCFVTCYACGYRRALRSKYNLEEAPCGDFVTHFFCHLCAICQEYREIRDRSGDANPRDLTLAVVTAPPVQTMGSPPKQ, from the exons atgaaaagCCAAAGCAGTTACATGCCACCTCCTTATATTCCATTACACCAGTCTGAACCAGAAGTAGAGACTCTTCCAAGCAGTGGTGACCCAGCTATTTGTCAGCCCATAAGTGCTGGGCCAACACACTGGTCTTCTGGAATCTGTGCTTGCTTCGATGACATGCAGAGCT GTTGTATAGGTCTTTTCTGTCCTTGCTATCTGTTTGGAAAGAACGCACAGTTTCTTGGTTCTGGAACTTTAATGGGATCATGCGCAACCCATTTCTTGCTGTGGGCTCTTGTCAATACTGTATGTTGTTTGTTGACGGATGGCATTTTATTGGGGCTACCTGGATGCTTCGTCACATGTTATGCTTGTGGCTATCGAAGGGCTTTAAGATCAAAGTACAATTTGGAg GAAGCGCCTTGTGGGGACTTTGTCACTCATTTTTTCTGCCATCTCTGTGCAATTTGTCAAGAATATAGGGAGATCCGTGACCGATCTGGTGATGCAAACCCTCGTGATCTGACATTAGCAGTGGTCACGGCTCCGCCAGTGCAGACAATGGGTTCTCCTCCAAAACAGTAG
- the LOC104425321 gene encoding tropinone reductase-like 1 isoform X1, with protein MAPAETPFKRLEGKVAIITGGASGIGASAASLFHQHGAWVVIADIQDEPGQALAAKLGQRASYARCDVSIEADVRDLVDATVAKHGWLDVMYNNAGVLDRNFGGIIDTSLTDLDRVLRVNLYGAFHGAKHAARVMVPQRRGCILFTGSNCTAIAGVATHTYAASKQAVVGLARGLAAELGEHGIRVNCVSPHAVSRTGMSGLGKLSEDELARVDDGMRVIGNLKGRVLAPESVARAALYLASDEADYVSGLNMVVDGGYSVVNPSMMMALAASRSVGKVGLNV; from the exons ATGGCTCCGGCGGAAACTCCATTTAAAAG GTTAGAAGGCAAGGTCGCGATCATCACTGGCGGCGCGAGCGGGATAGGTGCGAGCGCAGCGAGCCTCTTCCACCAGCACGGCGCGTGGGTCGTAATCGCCGACATCCAGGACGAGCCGGGCCAGGCCCTGGCCGCGAAGCTGGGCCAGCGGGCATCCTATGCCCGCTGCGACGTTTCCATCGAGGCAGACGTGCGCGACCTCGTGGACGCCACCGTGGCCAAGCATGGCTGGCTTGACGTCATGTACAACAATGCGGGGGTCCTCGACCGCAACTTCGGGGGCATCATCGACACGTCCCTCACCGACCTCGACCGCGTCCTCCGCGTCAACCTCTATGGGGCTTTCCATGGGGCGAAGCACGCGGCGCGGGTCATGGTACCGCAGCGCCGGGGCTGCATCCTGTTCACGGGGAGCAACTGCACGGCGATTGCGGGGGTGGCGACGCACACGTACGCCGCGTCGAAGCAAGCGGTGGTGGGGCTGGCCCGGGGGCTGGCGGCAGAGCTTGGGGAGCACGGGATAAGGGTGAACTGCGTGTCGCCTCACGCGGTATCGAGGACCGGGATGTCAGGGCTGGGGAAGCTGAGTGAGGACGAGTTGGCGAGGGTGGACGACGGGATGAGGGTGATAGGCAACCTGAAGGGGCGGGTGCTGGCGCCGGAGAGCGTGGCGAGGGCGGCGCTGTACCTGGCCAGCGACGAGGCGGACTACGTGAGCGGGCTCAACATGGTGGTGGATGGCGGCTACAGCGTGGTCAACCCCTCTATGATGATGGCTCTCGCTGCGAGCCGTTCAGTTGGGAAGGTTGGTTTGAACGTGTGA